Below is a genomic region from Enoplosus armatus isolate fEnoArm2 chromosome 10, fEnoArm2.hap1, whole genome shotgun sequence.
ACATCTTGCTGTTCACCATTGACATATTTGACTAAAAGTACGATGATACAGTCTGAGTAGCAGAGCTTCGTCCTCATAGACGTCTTAATTCTAATTTTTATATTAAGAATTACAGTGACTCATCATTACCAGGCAGCTCATTAATCATGATTTACAGGCTGTCAAATAGCACACCTATGTTTCTTCTGGCTCCTTCTGACCCTTTGATGTGGTTAGAAGCTatgagtgtatttttttttaacattttgattatCCTTTCATgcaatttttaatttttgtctttattttttattctattagCAGTTTTATGTGTCGgtcttttgttttaattccCTCATTGTGGCCGATTTAATCCAGTGGGTTTTGAATATACCTTTCGTATAAGATGTTCTAACAAAATcaagtgattgattgattgattgattgattgatttggaAGCTAAGCGGTATACTGTATAATCTACGACTATcctactacacacacacactacatggTGTTGTCACTGTTCATCTGTTTGGTGCGATTTTGcaaacaaaatcattaaaagTTCTGTTTTCAAAGAGTCATGACAGCCCCGCGGATCTGCTAATAACCGTCCAAAGATCACAGatgtaagaaaataaacaaactggtGATTAAAGAGGATGATTCAGTATGAGATTAAGGGAAAGATAATAAGTAAGCAGAGAGCATAAAATTATGTATCCACTAATAAAATCATGGCTTAAAGTCACATAGTGCCATCAGTTtgaattcaagaaaaaaaaaaactaaattagaaGACAAATCAAACTGAGCTCTCCGTATGTCACCAACACATCGGAGATAAACAGCGTTTGCAAATACTTCTTAGCATCGTTGTATGTGGAGCTCCAGATGGGCGGAGCTTAACAGATCAGGACTGCTCAGATGTCAGGTATGTTGCCTCTTGCTGAACTAATGTGATTTTCAAAACCTCTGCAGTGATAGTCCAAACTTTCTGGCAGGTCTGGCACTCGctgctttgttttatgtaaCAAACCCCCAAATCGGGCACTCGTGCAGACTTAAACTAACCATAAAAAGTACTTTCAAATAATATTTTACCATATTTAAGAGGATAAGATGACGCAATGAATCCTTGAATTTGTCGTCCTACAAATCATCTGTTCTTAAAAATCATTGTTGTGACCTGATATTTCCATTACTGGAAAAAGGCGTCACAACTTAAAAATTTGGCCTTGATAGAATCAAGCGGCTTCTGCCCATTGGTGGGAAAGTGCTGATTAATTGTGTCGTAGCCCTGTGAGAAAGTACGCCCAGCGCAAAGCACTAATTATGGGCCCTGCCTGGACGAGAGAAAAGGGGGCAAAACTCTCAACAAAGGCTCATCTCATATCTCAAGACAATGAGGAGCCAAAAGAATAGGAGAAAGGAGAAGTTAATGAGCTGTGTCACCTGGCATCTGTTGATGCTGGGACGAGGCCTGACtggagtgtctgtgtgtgtttgtgtacatgtggaaGAGAGATGATGGTTTTCTGCATGTTCACAAGTGGTTTCTTTGGTTCATCACTGGGTCCCTTTTCCTCCTGCAACGCTACCCAACAGACACAACAATGCATCAGGTAAAAGTCAAAATTCAAAggtgtgaatgaaaatgatgaaggtgttttattttgtccccTTCTTTGGTGCCATGTGATCACTGTGAGTGTCTTTTCTTgaattttctttgtctgttcagccaTAGTGGCTGTCTCTGCCCATTCTAAACACCCTATTTattataaacaaacaacagtcaacacttcctgtgcagCTGGTCAGTTAATTCAAGATTTAAGgttacaaatgtacaaatgcaGAAGTATCAATATTCAGTCTTTGTCCCGGAGGTTTTTCTATGTGaccaaaatacacatttttctttctctcgcaTTTCACTTCTTGGTTGTGAGAAGTTTCAATCTTGAGTCACTTAAGGTGTTTGCAGAATTTCAAATTTCACTGCCATGCAGTTGCTACACCTGCCACTGCTCATACATCATCAGCcgtcatgcatgtgtgtaattacGATCTAATTACGGTAGATCAGAAGCATCAATGTACCTTTAAAATCCTACGACATATCAGTGCAGATGCAGTTCCTCGTGGAGTCAAATCCAAAACTGTCACAACTGCAGGTGGGTTTTCCATAGATGTCAGGATCAAGTTGTATCGAGTTGAGCgtcaaaaatgttttacttttccCCATGTCGctcattttgttatgttaaaaATCACAAGGCTAAATGATTGACATGATTACGGttatttttctctgattttaGAAATCTCcctgcagagccacagaagacataaTACTGTTTTTACAGGCTGTGTAGTATTTATGCTGATTTTAACACTAGGTCCAAATtagatttaaatttaaatccATATTTCACATTGAGTTGGAACAAGATGGAATAAGGCTGACACGTTACACCTACTGACCTTCATTTTGACCCTTATTCATAACACGCTGGCCACATGTTGTTCTGAGGAGAACACAGAAGAGGTCTGGCTTTGCAGaaactgtatgtacagtaagcACATTTGTAatcctgtaaaaacacaactcaGCCATGTGTTCAAAAATACTTTGAGAATCACAGTGTTTCCCCTGCGGATTTCTGTGTCATAAAAGGCGACCAGCCGACTGTGGTTTAGCGTTTAGCATGAGTTAGACGGGCGGGAGCAGCAATCCTGTTTTGACAGTAAATGACGTGACGTGAAACTACATTTAATGGCACGAGGTATATTATAGCTTGAACTCTATTTTGTTTGGCGTTggcgttttgttttttactgacCTTGAGGGACAATTTTAGTGATATTCAGAGAGACAAAACTTGTTTTATGTCtcaaactgaacacatttctgttgaCAGGGCTAATTGTTAAGTGTGTGGTTGCTGATCTCGAGGCCAAAGAACCACTTTGGTTGTTCCACTAAAATTTGTATAACTTATGCAGAACCACAACGTTTTTTCTCTAAATTGACACTGCTTTCTGGTCATACTGTATCCATTGTGCACGGCTCCAATGTGCTGAGATTTTCTAATAATAGAATATAAACTACTTGGCAAGCAGGACTGCATTTAAAGATTCCACCTCCTTTGAAAAGGGGCTGGGCTTTGCAAAAAGGAATTCtatgtttcattttgaagttaTTGGTCCAGTTCCAAGACCATCTAGCCTCCAATGATCAAAGGTCGAGTCAGAGAAAAGCCTAGCGGGAGGCTTATGCAAAAATGTCGTCTCCTTATTGCGAAACGGTCGACACGTTGGAAACCATCGGCGCTcgtttaaatgtcaatatacCCAGATGCAGTTTGGCTGTGCTTGGTCAAGTTTGAAGTATgtggatggagaaaaaaaaaaaaagaaaagcttcttGCTCGCATAAATAGAGTTTGGAGGGTTTCGAAAGTTGCATTGATTAAATTCCTCGACCGTGTGCAAGGTTGATTTTAACTCCTTCAGAACACTAAATATCTGTAGACAGTCACGCACAGGACAAAACATGGCAATTTATATGGGAAACAATGCcctaaaagtatttatttatagctGTTGTAATCTTTTAAACTTTTACCTTGTTGCTGgaacacatttaacacataTTCTTGTCTGGGGTTGTTGCaggtaatcttttttttttgctcaataAAAACATCATTCTTGTACAGAGGAGACAATAAGCAGTTGAAAGAGATGATGGCAAGATGAAGGGACATAAAACATTCCTTGAAAGTCATCTCAGCTACTTCTCTCactgccccctcccccctccccagaCGAGCAGGATCTTCAGCGCTGATCCATTATACTGATGGTGAATTACTAGGTCACACATCAAGCACTATGTTTCCACCTTTAAAAGCAGGCCAGACGTCCAAAATCCCATGACGGAACGGGGGACTCCTGGGTCTGTTGAAGGTAACTACCGGAGtggagtgggggtggggtgggtgggggggggctgataGCATCGCTAGGAAtttaaacaaaagtatttttttctccctcaaagCCACCATCTTTCAGTCTGACGGTTACTGTAAACATCATTCCAGCACACAGCATTATAAGACATGCTACTCCACATTCCTGTAGCGCTTCTAAAAGATggaaaaatgtctaaaatattGTATGTTTACTGGTCTGGAGAACGGAGCATTTACATCAAAGTTAGTAAGTGCTCAAAGGTTCACAAAGGTTCTCTCAGATCGTCTCCTTCACTCTCgacaaataacatttatttatcttatgtGTGTTGTGTCGTCTATGCCACTCACTACAGCTGTGATGTGGTTTATGACGCAATATTTAATCCCACTTAATTAATACGCGTCTATCTTTGTTTTtgacactgaaaagaaaaaacacatacaaagataaaatgttactttctttgccaaaaatacttttttataaTCATGTTATGatatcagtgttttaaaaaagcacCAACTGTAAACTCTCAGCGATATAAAAAGCCTTCAGAGATGTTGCAATAGGCCTTTCTCAATTTAAAAACCGCTGACCTTAAAAGCAGTCCTCACACTTTGGGTTTGTATATAAAAATGCATACCTTGGCAGTATGCAGGGAAGGGAATGTACTCTATGTCCAACCAATCGCTACCTGCAGCATTTCTCTTTTAGGCAGTATGATATTCAACGTGCACATCATAAAATTCCAGTCTGTACTGGGACATAATGGCGCTTTTACCTTTCTCCACAGTgcaataaagacagaaaataggtctcttttttttaaaatatagtCCTCATTTTATTAACAGAGGCCAAATAAAActcatcacattttatttacaaaggGAGGCAATAAATATCTTAATAATAGTCATAAAATTATTTTtgcttacatttgttttttaaaaaaaaatcataaatgtgTCATGTTGTTAGTAGCAACTCATACAAAAACCTGCCAGCAGACAGGTGAATACATACTACTGGTGAAAAGGGGCTGGAGTTTGTCGTCAGCGAGGGAAGGAATGACAGAAGACTTTTCCCTTTAGGATTCAGACACAAACTCGCTGAAGAAAATGTTCCCAGAATCCTGCACAAGTTGGTCATCTGAGACGTCGTCTTAATTGTCAAATGTGGATTTATGAAGTGATCAGGGTTGGTCAGAGCTACAGTATTCCTGTCTGAGGATCACTGATCTGACAGGGATAAGCTTTCCCAAAGGCATCTTTGAGAAAGGAGCGAAGATGAGCTCACAGTCAAAAGATGATtttggaagaaaagaaaaaagaaaaagagaagagctcagttcagctcagcGTCGACTGAAAGCTTCTTGAGATTAACTGAACACAGACAGTCAGACTAGGTACagataaacaaaaagaacaaggaGGTAGAGGAAGTCTTCATCACCAACCCCAAAATATTAGCTAGCTCACACTCAAAGAATCAAGGCATCCTTTTCTGGAACAAGTTTAACACGTGAGGAAGAGCTGTTAAAAGTCCAAGGGGAGACGAAAGGGATTAACGTCCGTCTCCTGAATGTGATGAAGTTGGAAGACTTTGTGGGGTTATGAATCACATCAGctgttatatttttgtttgtattgtttgttttttttttgttttcttttagtgtTTAAACAAGACTTAAGCCACGGCTGGTGCCTGACTAGTCAAAGCATGTCGTGTTTTAGCTGAATCACAGGCTGCATGGAAATGTCAAGGAAATCACACACAGTACTCGGAAAGGTTCAGCGCATTCCAGGAGCCACGAGTGAAGCTGAGGTTGAGAGacatatggaaaaaaaaaaaagagagaggaagagaaagagagagacctgTAAAATATTGCACTCAAAGCTACACAGTTATCCCGGCAGCACAGTGTCACCTGCGACTGCCACCTCTCTCCGTTTCATCTCCATGGTGTCTGATTCCAGTGGAAAGTATGGGATCCGCGTTGTCAGgggcaacacaaacaaaaaccgACAGGTATTCCAATAAATCTCTAGTTGGCTGATTTTTATAACATTGCGTCAGCTCCCGCTTCAGCCCCCATTGTCAAAAAGAAAGCATGCCTTCAGCTTGCAGTTCAAACGTAGCTGAGGACGACGGCGACAGGAATTCTCTCAGGGGTCCTTTAGTTTATCCAGTATAAATAACATGACAGACACGTTAGCACATTGACATCAACCCAGAAGAATCCAAGAGTTAGGAAATATTCAGTCAtcctgaaatacaaaaataaaacatctttgacttttttttttgttctttttgtctgtctttcttttacaGAAGTGAAGTCTTTAAGGTGATTCTCTTAAGACAAGAAGCTTGAGATTTTCagatacagtttgttttttttttccccagaggaAAATTAGTGCTGTCCCATTGGTCCCATCAGTTCCTCTTGGAGTTGGGTTTTAATCGCCGAGCCCTTCGTGTCCGCTTAGTTACTGTGGTGAAACGAAACTCCTCCAGTGGGTCTACCCTGCCCCTCGGCTGGCGCTTCATGAAGTGGACTTCCTGTTGCCTCTGCGTGGTCCGCGAGCCTTTCTTGGGCCGACCCTTCCTGTTGAAGCCGAGGTACCATCCTTTGTACTTGGCCGACACGAGAGCCGTGTAGTTGTTCTCCAGGAATTCCTCGACAAAGACGCACTCCTGCTTCCTTCCATCAGGctgaaagaaggaaagaaaaaggacattaattaattattaacagcatGACCTCTTTTTCAACTGCCATCCTGGCTGATTTCCACTGCATCAGTGTATTCAGGCTCAGAATGGTTTGCTTGGCTGTTGTGGTTTTGTATTTTCCAGTTTGGTGTTAATTACGAGGCAAATATCTAATTTTCATAAATCTGTGACACTGAAAAGGTTAGCTAACAAATACTTTTAGGCAAGTAAAACATCACTGTATGATAACATGAGGTTTGAATCATGATTGAAAAGATAAACTTGGCTTAAACttaaggttttttttaactacaAAAGGTCTTGCCATGAGTTGGGAGTTGAACTAAGTTTAAGACGACTGGTTCCCTTACCTCCTTCACTCTCTTCTGCGCTATCGTAGCATGAAATTACTTTCTAGTTTCACTTTCTGGGCACAGATCACATCACAGTAGTTGTATTTACTTGCTTCATTGCCAAGTTAGAGGAATTCCATATCAACCCTTGTCTGTAGGTTAAATATGTAGCGAGAGTCAGGcgatggttagcttagcttagcataaagactggtagGACTGGCCTGTATCGCTTCATAGACAGATAATAGgctggtatcaatcttctaaatctaaatctctgcaagaaagtgactTTCCAAAAAGATATTGTGCTGTACATGAAAATTAGGAAGACCTGGCTTCATATCTTTTCAAAAACATGCCGGTGTGGAGTTAATTTGGTGTTTATGCTGTATTAAAGTGATTCAAATatacaaatgttaaaaaattaTGGAAATCTAGAGGATTCTGTAGTCACAGCCGACCGTTTGCAATGACAAAGCTGAGGTGTCATGCTGAAAATATGGTTCTTTATAATGATTGTTCCTCACTGCAAACAGATTTCATGGAGACTTTCTTTGGAAGAAAGAAGTTGCTCTGAAAACTGTTCACGGTGAGGTATGTGGATTATCCAAGGTAACAAATCTCAAAGACAGATATCTCCAAACCTGGGCCTATGAAGATGAAACTATCTGCATGTCTACATACCAATGGGGGCaagtcagaaaatgtgtttttctaaagTTTGCGTGTAAAGGCCCTTTAAAAATCTCGATGCCAACACTGGGGAGTTCAATTGAATCTGTCCAAATTTCTGTGATTTACAGTGCAActtatttttatcattaataacaacaaataattgACATGTCATTTTATCCGATTTTTTAAATAATCCTACTGCGGTTTAAAGGAGGAAGTCAAAGAGGCCCCAGAAACTAAAACTCAAAATGCTTGTTCCTAACAGATGACCATGATGAGAGAGTGAAAACTTGTGTGAATTACTGGAGCCCCACCGATGCTGACAGCATGAGTTATTAACGCAACAAAATCACACGTGTGCCTCCGCGGTGTACGTTTGTCGGATATTAACTTATTTTCCATATCGAAGCGGTCGTCCGCAGAGTCACATGCAGTCATCCCGCACTTGTGGCCACCTGGTGTGACTAAGTGATATAATTGCAATGGCATTCCTCCTAAGTGACCATTAGTCTCTCAATGCATTGTGGTGATTGCAGTCCGTAATTGACTGATCGAGTGTCAAAGGAGTAGGCCGATTACGTAATGGAAGAAGGGCTGTGAGTTATCAAAGGGGTTTTGTTAGGGTGTACaaaaacagcaggagaaagCAGATCTGAGGCTACGTTCAATTCAGCCTGGATTAAGAGCtccatttaaaatattcattttgatatAAAGAAGTGGTTGAGCTTTTACTAAATGATCAGGCATTTTTATGATGTTTCTAGAATGAAAACCAAAAGATACTCACCCTTCCGACTATTTTGCCCTTCTCGTTCATGCAAATGTAATGTTcgctctcttttccttttattcGAATGTGGCTCCCGAAAGTCTCCGTCTCGACAACAAGAAGAGCTggaaaaggcaagaaaaagtAGACTCTGTTAAGGGCATGTATAAGTCTTTCCACTCACAGAACCATGGCTGAAGGATTCCCGTACATTTAAACAAATCCGGTatgttttttctcactttcgGTCGACGGTGTCTGGGCTTTTTTTGAAAAGTTCCCCTCATATAAAGACCTAAAAATGATCGTATTTAACTTCCAGTCCTGTAAAGGAACCCTGCACACTGAAGGCTCTACAATCGAGGGGATAACACATTTGTCAAGCACTGCGCCTCATAAAGAGAACACAGTGCGAACTATTGAAattgtttacagtattttagaGATATTACGTTGATATTTCAtgaatatgttgttgtttttcatcatttacgCCACCACAAAGCAGTCCACCGCCAGAGTTGTTCCAGAGATTAAATTCTGTTTCATCACATCAACGATCACAAGACATGATTTCTCTTAatagttgaaaaaaaaaaaatattctgtaaGATCCAGAACATATAGATTTGTGATTTGGGGATCTATAAataaactgacttgacttgacacacacaaacattttttctgtgaatgtggaaaaatatgatgaaatttAGCTGTTGTGCTAAACAAAAAGAGATGAATTGTGGGTCTCCAGAGCAGATAATTCAAGTCTCTTAAAGGTATATTAAGTGTTTAACTTTCTTTATACAATACCATATATGCACCAAAACAACAATGCCACCGTCACGTCAACCTGACACAGCAGTAATCCACTCTCGAGACGCATCCCGGCGGCtcttttaacccccccccccccccccccatcccaaaTGTTAACCCCTGCGAGGTCACCTTTGTCTCTGCTCGCCCCTCGACCAGCAAAGAGATCTGCCAAACATTTGTGGAGCGGTTATGTGCCCCTCAGGATTAGGTTTCAAGTTCCCTTTAGTCTGTGCTCACTCAATCAAAAAGTTAAGATGATCCATTTGTTTAACACACAGGGCCATTCAGCAGCGCTCaagggagcagaggaagaatAGGCGAAGGGGATGGGACAGGCTCGAGGGCAGAAGTaactcccctcctcctgccctcctcctaAAATCCAACCTTGGGAGGAAAGTGGGAAGAAGGAAACCTGTCTCAAAGGTTAAACTAAGGGAAGGTAGAGATTTCTGTTTGTACGTCTTACTTGGGAACTTTAGAATAGCATTTCTGACTTCTTCATCAAAGATCAGTCTGGACCTTTTTGGGGTACTCAAGAAGGAATAAAATCCAACGACCCTGGTTTGTATATGAATTGCATGATgtttaaaaagatatataagTCAAATCAGGAGTCAACACTTTGGCTGCTTCCCTGGTTTTGCATGGAGACCCAAGATTCAACCTCAAGTATGAAGCCTCGAGCCAGAACATTAGATAAAACACTATTTCCCTCCCTACTGTAAGTCATCCTTTGTCCGTGACCCCGTCCAAACCCTATCTTCGCCACATCTGTAAATGTATGAACAGGACACTTCAATGACCTTCAGTGAAGCCCTGTGAGTGATAGGTGATTTTATCAGAACAGCATCCACAGGCAAATATCTTTGAGTCAGTGAGTCGTCACTGTGATGTTTTGTATATTAACTCTGGGTATTCTGGATATTTCTCAGACTTAAGACTCCATTAGCGTCCATAGGTATTATATAAAAGGgcaaaaattaaaaatcttACAGAAGTTTTAGAATATCTGatcaatattttaacattaaatcCAACTGACTTCTCAACCTGTGCaatgttttcttcctctgtgcacTATGAACAATGTGGGGCCACAGGCATTTATTGACCTCAACATGGGGTCACCTGTCAAAAAAGCTGAATACTCCTGCTTTAATTCCACATTGCAGCATTTATCAGTTTAAAAGCCTTTTCACTGACCCACCATCACTCTGAGTGGACAACAAGCCTCATTTACAACAGATTGTTCTGGAAAGGGATTGTTCTAGTCTCTTAAAAGTAATGAATATCCTTTGCTAATACCTAAGAAGAATGATAACGGCGCACTTTGGCTGCACTGATACAGACTTAGTGGTCATAAAGCTCTACATCGAAGCAATATatttcttctgtggtggtttgtGGAACCTCCACGGTGAAGCTGCAGTGACTGAGAGTAGATTAGAGCGAGGAGACTATCTTCCTGAGCATTATTAGTGAGTGCAAAGGAGTTCACAGGTGCCAGGTACTGCAGCtggatggggaggaggaggaagagggagaggtgggggacaggaggaggaggaggaggaggaggaggaggggcggAGGGTAGAATTGGCAAGGCCTCATGGGAAAAATTGGATCTGCTTCCACTCAAGCTCTAACAAGCAGTGAGGAAACTTCGCCTCGGCGCATCTGTGACtgaacacactcactcagaGGCGTTCAAGACCAGCAATTTTCGAGCCGTGAGTCAGCTGTTGTGAGCAAAATATCTGCAGGAAAGCACAACACAAGTCCTGCCGCCTTATGTTTGTGCCACTGCATCAAAGAGGGCTTCGCTGACCATCAATTTACTCATCCgccacatttgttttcatttgagatCGTGAACAAGTCCGCACAGAAAGCAAAGAGGACGTGTTTTAGGTTGCTAGAAGCTTAAATTGGATCTGAAAATGTTAAACTCAACAAGAAAGACGAAATCTGCCAAAGGCTTTCTGTCATCTTTGAGCTTAATTCTTAACATTTTCAAGTTGGCATGAAATACTTTCACACTGCTGCACTAAACCTAATCGCCCA
It encodes:
- the fgf24 gene encoding fibroblast growth factor 24 — protein: MSLLPSRFIYVCLHFLVLYFQLQESQQSSADFRFYIENHTRNPEDLSRKQVRIYQLYSRTTGKHVQILGKKVNANGDDGGKYALLVVETETFGSHIRIKGKESEHYICMNEKGKIVGRPDGRKQECVFVEEFLENNYTALVSAKYKGWYLGFNRKGRPKKGSRTTQRQQEVHFMKRQPRGRVDPLEEFRFTTVTKRTRRARRLKPNSKRN